A portion of the Sulfuricurvum kujiense DSM 16994 genome contains these proteins:
- a CDS encoding TonB-dependent receptor plug domain-containing protein produces MFYRPFIFLACSFSLVCAEEILQLDKISVEETYSVIEERKDASIAKRIIKGEELTQYGDMNALEMLKRTPGVTISDGKGKKGAPGKGYTKVLIDGEEISATKRGNPLEQISPEMIERLEVMTNGSAEYTAESMGGIVNIVLKKPSSDTKTTAKLTAGAYRDEPLASVFAQHEGKVGKLSYLINTTLSDNSEKNTASSQTGTYVEDSDSEGRFRSLSLNTKLIYAPTSKDKYMFDGALNRSDYRRDTLEKRLGGVNETIDQSDDGDALMLWSKLSGTHNLSGTELIEWKLKYHENDSEGITRTYNGITRRKQNDEGSFRAVGAEGSYSKALDAHFIKTGAVLKRLRQSDDVVNTVNGAVTTDDHQRLREYKGAWYIQDEIGIGEKMVLTPGIRFERSLRQVEQNSAIDYAAPSLHALVKLSENDNLRASIAKTVKLPRLNELSASLDSSLNQNDLNHPDVAGNPHLKEESALSYELRYEHFFNDKGIMSLSGFYRDISDKIEKLTTLEGGRYVQRPYNAGEGKLWSLELELKKSLDSYVSGLGVFGNATFQNSSLVSNGVKRTIKGTNDYLYNIGIDHTLKPYRLTYGAAYRYVSGYDDPTDESGVAESQKGYGTLDLYATKRLSPTYKLGLNVKNITQESIKTTTKRYSSGVLSEIQIDHENSEPQVLLSLEGRW; encoded by the coding sequence TTGTTTTACCGCCCGTTTATTTTTCTAGCCTGTTCTTTTTCACTTGTCTGCGCCGAAGAGATACTTCAACTTGATAAAATATCCGTTGAAGAAACCTACAGTGTAATCGAGGAGCGTAAAGATGCCTCGATTGCGAAACGGATTATCAAAGGCGAAGAGTTGACCCAATACGGCGATATGAATGCATTAGAGATGCTCAAACGGACTCCGGGAGTCACGATCAGTGACGGAAAAGGGAAAAAAGGCGCCCCCGGGAAAGGGTATACGAAAGTACTGATCGACGGTGAAGAGATATCCGCTACAAAACGGGGAAATCCGCTGGAACAGATCAGCCCGGAAATGATTGAACGTTTAGAGGTTATGACCAACGGTTCTGCCGAATACACTGCCGAATCGATGGGAGGGATCGTCAACATCGTCCTTAAAAAACCTTCATCGGATACTAAAACGACGGCGAAACTGACCGCGGGAGCCTATAGGGATGAGCCGCTGGCGTCAGTGTTCGCACAGCATGAGGGCAAAGTCGGAAAGCTTTCGTATCTTATAAATACGACTCTCTCGGATAATTCAGAAAAAAATACCGCATCCAGCCAAACCGGCACCTACGTGGAAGATAGCGATTCAGAGGGACGGTTTCGTTCACTCAGTTTGAATACCAAACTCATTTATGCCCCCACGTCAAAAGATAAATATATGTTTGACGGAGCACTCAATCGAAGCGACTACCGCCGCGATACGCTCGAAAAACGGCTCGGTGGGGTAAACGAGACGATTGATCAAAGCGATGACGGAGATGCTTTGATGCTGTGGTCAAAACTTTCCGGTACTCATAATCTTTCGGGAACGGAACTGATCGAATGGAAACTCAAATACCATGAAAACGATTCAGAGGGGATAACGCGTACTTATAACGGAATAACAAGACGCAAACAGAATGATGAGGGATCGTTTCGTGCCGTCGGCGCAGAGGGGAGTTATTCGAAAGCATTGGATGCGCATTTTATCAAAACCGGGGCTGTACTCAAACGTCTTCGACAGAGCGATGATGTAGTGAACACTGTAAACGGTGCAGTTACTACGGATGATCATCAACGCCTGCGGGAATATAAGGGAGCGTGGTATATTCAAGATGAAATCGGTATCGGAGAGAAAATGGTTTTAACTCCGGGAATCCGTTTCGAGCGCTCTTTACGGCAAGTTGAACAAAATTCGGCCATCGATTACGCTGCTCCGTCTCTTCATGCTCTGGTTAAACTGAGCGAAAACGACAACCTTCGCGCAAGCATTGCCAAAACGGTTAAATTGCCCCGTTTAAATGAACTTTCCGCTTCACTTGACAGTTCATTGAATCAAAATGACTTAAACCACCCGGATGTAGCGGGTAATCCGCATCTAAAAGAGGAATCGGCACTGAGCTACGAACTGCGTTATGAACATTTCTTCAACGACAAAGGGATTATGAGTCTCAGCGGTTTTTATCGCGATATCAGTGACAAAATCGAAAAGCTGACGACATTGGAGGGTGGACGGTACGTGCAACGTCCGTATAATGCGGGTGAAGGGAAGTTATGGAGTTTGGAATTGGAGCTCAAAAAATCACTCGATTCGTATGTGAGCGGCCTGGGCGTTTTCGGAAATGCAACTTTTCAAAACTCATCGCTTGTCAGTAACGGTGTGAAACGGACGATTAAGGGGACCAATGACTATCTCTACAATATCGGTATCGATCACACTCTAAAACCGTACCGTCTTACCTACGGTGCGGCATACCGTTATGTCAGCGGCTATGATGATCCGACGGATGAGAGCGGCGTCGCCGAATCGCAAAAAGGGTACGGGACGCTCGATTTGTACGCGACCAAACGTCTAAGCCCCACCTATAAACTCGGGTTGAATGTGAAAAATATTACTCAGGAATCTATTAAAACAACGACCAAACGATACAGCAGCGGTGTACTGAGTGAAATCCAAATCGATCATGAAAATTCCGAACCGCAAGTCTTGCTGAGTTTGGAAGGGCGCTGGTAG
- a CDS encoding ABC transporter permease: MIWNAFILALREIRRSALRSILTTLGIVIGVASVIAMVMLGDATTAYVTNSISKLGSNMLIVRPGQDRHGPQGTDATAKRFTHSDIATVRREIGGLKGVAPVASKGMQVVYGNQNYSTSIDGSDNDYFTVKDWVFESGRAFAPAELQGGKAVCVIGETIKKELFGDQDPIGASIRLGNFSCKVIGLLHPKGASMFGMDQDDIIVVPIRMFQRRISGNQDISVIMLSAKNASSIENIKNSITALMRERRHIRNGDEDDFNVRDLREVVQTLTSTTKMLTLLLGAVATISLLVGGIGIMNIMLVSVTERTREIGIRLAIGALEREVLLQFLVEAIVLSSLGGLIGVILGIGFGIGISIFFDLPLIFNTMIVIVAFLFSTLVGIVFGYFPARKAARLNPIDALRYE, from the coding sequence ATGATCTGGAACGCTTTTATCTTGGCACTTCGTGAGATCCGCCGCAGCGCATTACGCTCCATCCTCACGACACTGGGAATCGTAATCGGTGTTGCCTCGGTGATCGCGATGGTGATGCTCGGCGATGCGACTACCGCCTACGTCACCAACAGCATCTCCAAACTCGGCAGCAATATGCTCATCGTCCGTCCGGGACAGGACCGCCACGGACCGCAAGGAACCGATGCGACGGCAAAGCGGTTTACCCACAGCGATATCGCCACCGTTCGGCGGGAAATCGGAGGGCTCAAAGGGGTAGCCCCCGTCGCTTCCAAAGGGATGCAGGTCGTCTACGGAAATCAAAACTATTCCACCTCCATCGACGGAAGCGATAACGACTATTTTACCGTCAAAGACTGGGTATTCGAATCGGGAAGGGCGTTTGCTCCCGCCGAGCTTCAGGGGGGAAAAGCGGTCTGTGTCATCGGTGAAACGATTAAAAAAGAGCTCTTTGGGGATCAAGACCCCATCGGCGCCTCGATACGATTGGGCAATTTTTCGTGCAAAGTAATCGGTCTGCTCCATCCCAAGGGGGCTTCAATGTTCGGAATGGATCAGGATGATATTATCGTCGTCCCTATCCGCATGTTTCAGCGCCGCATCAGTGGAAATCAGGATATCTCCGTCATAATGCTCTCCGCCAAAAATGCCTCCAGTATCGAAAACATTAAAAACTCCATTACCGCACTGATGCGTGAACGGCGTCATATCCGTAACGGTGATGAAGACGATTTCAATGTCAGGGATCTGCGGGAAGTGGTTCAGACACTCACGTCCACCACTAAAATGCTCACCCTGCTCCTGGGCGCCGTCGCGACGATCAGCCTCCTAGTCGGGGGAATCGGGATCATGAACATTATGCTGGTCTCCGTCACGGAGCGGACGCGTGAAATCGGAATACGTCTGGCTATCGGTGCGTTGGAGCGTGAAGTTCTCCTTCAATTCTTGGTCGAAGCGATCGTCCTCTCTTCGCTCGGCGGGTTGATCGGTGTTATTTTGGGGATTGGTTTCGGGATCGGGATCAGCATCTTTTTCGACCTCCCTTTGATATTCAATACAATGATTGTTATCGTCGCTTTTTTATTTTCTACCCTGGTCGGGATTGTATTCGGATACTTTCCCGCACGCAAAGCGGCCCGCCTAAATCCGATCGATGCTTTACGATACGAATAA
- a CDS encoding DUF2325 domain-containing protein: MSVLVIGGDKITRLQSLLETLGATKTHHWNSRRNSTSHKQLPQNTDMIIMLTDFLKHNSMDHFKRQAKKCDIPFICVKGLSGCSECQITQMVEGIRQNKCMNPSCSGGCK, from the coding sequence ATGTCTGTACTGGTTATCGGCGGAGATAAAATCACGCGGCTTCAATCGCTGTTGGAAACATTGGGTGCTACCAAAACACATCATTGGAACAGCCGACGAAATTCAACATCCCATAAGCAGCTTCCACAAAATACCGACATGATTATTATGTTGACCGATTTTTTGAAACACAATTCGATGGACCATTTCAAACGACAAGCGAAAAAATGCGATATCCCTTTTATTTGTGTTAAAGGCCTCAGCGGATGCAGCGAGTGTCAAATCACCCAAATGGTAGAGGGGATTCGGCAGAATAAGTGCATGAATCCCTCTTGTTCAGGGGGATGCAAATAA
- a CDS encoding efflux RND transporter periplasmic adaptor subunit — protein MNTSPDSIKQTLGLDTPKKSSLKKYLIIGGVLALGIAGGWFWTHQNESEKTQFITTPAQITNLTTTVSATGNLEPTNTIDVGIEVSGTITDVLVDYNDRVHVGQLMARIDTTKLASNVTSAKAVLSRAEANVAVAKASLSNAKNEWERVHQMYISTGGNYPSKQAVDEADNALASAKASVAAAIAQTQQSKAELAAGEDNLRKAVVVSPIDGIVLNRKVEPGQTVVAAMQTPVLFTMAKSLNTMKVIVSVDEADIGEVKERQTVTFTVDAYPNQEFKGVITQLRLNSEIVNGVVTYDAVVEVPNDDLRLRPGMTATAQVITGILPNRLTVPNAALRFTPPKDKDDKTKKAKENINTNSKSVWVLREGKPVKIDVTIGKSDGISTAVLSSALKPNDNVIIGIEEN, from the coding sequence ATGAACACTTCTCCCGATTCGATCAAACAGACGCTCGGCTTGGATACACCGAAAAAATCATCTCTGAAAAAATACCTCATCATTGGCGGTGTCTTAGCGCTAGGCATAGCGGGAGGATGGTTTTGGACACACCAGAATGAAAGCGAAAAAACGCAATTCATTACGACACCCGCCCAGATAACAAATCTCACAACCACCGTATCGGCAACGGGTAATCTGGAACCGACGAATACCATCGATGTGGGGATCGAAGTTTCCGGAACCATCACCGATGTTCTCGTCGACTATAACGACCGCGTGCACGTCGGACAGCTGATGGCGCGAATCGATACCACCAAACTCGCTTCTAACGTCACCAGCGCCAAAGCCGTTTTATCACGCGCTGAAGCAAATGTAGCCGTTGCAAAAGCTTCTCTTTCCAATGCCAAAAACGAATGGGAACGGGTCCATCAGATGTATATCTCGACCGGGGGAAACTACCCCTCTAAACAAGCGGTAGATGAAGCAGATAACGCTCTTGCTTCGGCAAAAGCATCCGTCGCCGCCGCCATAGCGCAGACACAGCAATCTAAAGCGGAACTCGCCGCAGGAGAAGATAATCTTCGAAAAGCGGTCGTTGTCTCTCCGATAGATGGGATTGTATTGAATCGGAAAGTGGAACCGGGACAAACCGTCGTTGCCGCGATGCAGACTCCCGTTTTGTTTACGATGGCGAAAAGTCTGAATACGATGAAAGTGATCGTCAGCGTAGACGAAGCCGATATCGGTGAAGTCAAAGAACGCCAAACGGTGACCTTCACGGTCGATGCCTATCCGAATCAGGAGTTTAAAGGGGTCATCACGCAGTTGAGGCTCAATTCCGAGATAGTCAACGGGGTTGTTACCTATGATGCCGTCGTCGAGGTTCCGAATGACGATCTGCGCCTCCGCCCGGGAATGACCGCTACCGCGCAGGTTATAACGGGTATTTTGCCCAACAGGCTCACGGTTCCTAACGCGGCGCTCCGTTTTACCCCTCCCAAAGATAAAGACGATAAGACGAAAAAAGCCAAAGAGAACATAAACACCAACAGCAAATCGGTGTGGGTACTGCGAGAGGGCAAACCGGTGAAAATCGATGTTACCATCGGAAAAAGCGACGGTATTTCTACCGCCGTTCTCTCTTCTGCTCTCAAACCTAACGATAACGTCATCATCGGAATTGAAGAGAATTGA
- a CDS encoding ABC transporter ATP-binding protein, whose translation MQKHVISLENVTKSYGEGEATAYALRGIDLTIERGEFVAIMGPSGSGKSTAMNIIGCLDTPTNGNYLFEGVNVTALSRDQRALLRRNYIGFIFQGFNLLGKTSAVENVELPLLYRGVNAAERRAKAMEALKSVGLEHVAHHTPGELSGGQQQRVAIARAIVTDPVILLADEPTGNLDSAKSVEVMELLQSFNREKGITVIMVTHEDDMAAYAGRTIRFRDGLIDKAHV comes from the coding sequence ATGCAAAAGCATGTTATCAGCTTGGAAAATGTCACCAAATCGTACGGTGAGGGGGAAGCTACGGCATACGCCCTGCGCGGGATAGACTTAACCATCGAACGCGGAGAGTTTGTCGCCATTATGGGCCCCAGCGGATCGGGCAAATCAACGGCCATGAACATTATCGGCTGTCTCGATACCCCGACAAACGGCAACTATCTCTTCGAAGGGGTAAACGTCACGGCACTAAGCCGCGATCAGCGGGCACTCCTTCGCCGCAATTACATCGGGTTTATTTTTCAGGGGTTTAATCTGCTGGGAAAAACCTCCGCCGTCGAAAATGTCGAGCTTCCGCTGCTGTATCGGGGGGTCAATGCCGCTGAGCGAAGAGCCAAAGCTATGGAGGCTCTCAAAAGTGTCGGATTGGAACATGTCGCCCACCATACTCCGGGTGAACTCTCCGGCGGCCAGCAGCAGCGTGTCGCCATTGCCCGGGCGATCGTCACCGATCCCGTGATACTTTTGGCCGATGAGCCGACCGGAAATCTCGACAGCGCGAAAAGCGTCGAAGTGATGGAACTGCTGCAGTCGTTTAATCGGGAAAAAGGGATTACCGTCATTATGGTCACCCATGAAGACGATATGGCGGCCTATGCCGGGCGGACCATCCGATTTCGCGACGGATTGATCGACAAGGCGCACGTATGA
- the mscL gene encoding large conductance mechanosensitive channel protein MscL: MLSEFKKFLISGNVVDMAVGFIFGAAFATVVKSLVSNIIMPPIGLLMGGVDFSSLFIALDGKEYLSLSALDAAGAPAIKLGVFFNDVISFTILGFVMFMMVKAYNKLKVAEPVNEPAAPTTKVCPECAMDIPQAAKLCPHCRTAQ; the protein is encoded by the coding sequence ATGCTTTCAGAATTCAAAAAATTTCTCATTTCCGGCAATGTAGTGGATATGGCGGTCGGATTTATTTTCGGGGCGGCATTTGCTACGGTCGTCAAATCGTTGGTATCCAATATCATTATGCCGCCTATCGGATTGCTGATGGGAGGAGTCGATTTTTCGTCATTGTTTATCGCATTGGATGGTAAAGAATACCTCTCTTTGTCCGCACTGGATGCGGCAGGTGCGCCGGCGATCAAACTGGGGGTGTTTTTTAACGATGTGATATCCTTCACAATTCTAGGATTTGTGATGTTTATGATGGTAAAAGCCTACAATAAACTTAAAGTAGCAGAACCTGTAAATGAACCGGCTGCACCGACAACCAAGGTTTGTCCCGAATGTGCGATGGATATACCGCAGGCGGCAAAACTATGCCCGCACTGCCGCACTGCTCAGTAA
- the hemP gene encoding hemin uptake protein HemP produces MLNENRDEEISLEYNNAVIESKELFKNGASIRIVHGDAIYILRITKGNKLILTK; encoded by the coding sequence ATGTTAAATGAAAACAGGGATGAAGAAATATCTTTAGAGTATAATAACGCCGTTATTGAAAGCAAAGAGTTGTTTAAAAACGGAGCGTCAATCCGTATCGTTCACGGCGATGCTATCTATATTTTGCGGATCACCAAAGGGAACAAACTGATCCTTACAAAATAG
- a CDS encoding TolC family protein has product MKSLYYFSFLLLFVSLNSASGDDLSLLSEPKQSLLRYEKENIDAEHEKLRTNWLSPINLSGSYSHNKSAQSDYHNDMTGISASVSQDIFRSGGITYQIEYADTKQQTRFIQLKQTIASLNSQIFNTLLNLKKSSYQLEQSDLRLKNKEIEIFIKRQLYDAGKVDITELNNALMEKSGELKTRSSLRTTLSQLRLELSKSSDIDPDNLILPTFSLIEKERFLNNQFDIAYVRSQSETLSHLYDVTRSTYLPSLTLNGTLGYQNYNAKELPTDYEGDYYTAGFTLNLPLTYNASATIQEAKAAYLKENAATADKARELEATYKQSLELIDNYKDVISITSQNLMLYDDLIKAIRAGVNAGVKTGYDLQTLNNTKSIEELEIKINEINIQLELTKLHFAITPSKEL; this is encoded by the coding sequence ATGAAGTCTTTGTATTATTTTTCTTTCTTGCTGCTGTTTGTCTCCCTCAATTCGGCATCGGGAGACGACCTTTCTCTTTTAAGCGAACCCAAACAATCTCTCTTACGCTATGAAAAAGAAAATATAGATGCCGAACATGAAAAGCTCCGCACCAACTGGCTCTCTCCGATTAATCTAAGCGGTTCGTATTCACACAACAAAAGTGCTCAAAGCGATTACCATAACGACATGACCGGGATCTCGGCGTCCGTCTCGCAGGATATTTTTCGCTCCGGAGGAATCACGTACCAAATCGAGTATGCCGATACCAAACAGCAAACACGTTTTATTCAGCTCAAACAGACGATAGCCTCTTTGAACAGCCAGATTTTCAACACTCTGCTTAATCTTAAAAAAAGTTCGTACCAGCTGGAGCAAAGCGACCTTCGGCTCAAAAACAAAGAGATCGAGATCTTCATCAAACGGCAGCTGTACGATGCGGGAAAAGTGGACATTACCGAACTCAACAACGCTCTGATGGAAAAAAGCGGCGAGCTGAAAACCCGCTCATCTTTGCGAACTACACTCTCCCAGCTGCGTCTGGAACTCTCTAAATCGAGCGATATCGATCCGGATAACCTCATACTTCCTACTTTTTCACTCATCGAAAAAGAGCGGTTTCTAAATAATCAGTTCGATATAGCCTACGTACGAAGCCAAAGTGAAACGCTCTCTCACCTTTATGATGTCACCCGAAGTACCTACCTCCCTTCCCTCACACTAAACGGTACCCTCGGCTACCAAAACTACAATGCCAAAGAGCTCCCTACCGATTACGAAGGAGATTATTACACCGCAGGATTTACTTTAAATCTCCCGCTAACTTATAATGCTTCGGCAACCATCCAAGAAGCCAAAGCAGCCTATCTGAAAGAAAACGCCGCCACAGCCGATAAAGCACGTGAACTCGAAGCGACCTACAAACAATCCTTAGAACTGATCGATAACTATAAGGATGTTATCTCCATTACGTCCCAAAACCTAATGCTTTATGATGATCTGATCAAAGCGATCCGAGCCGGCGTCAATGCGGGAGTAAAAACCGGGTATGATCTCCAAACACTGAACAATACCAAATCGATTGAAGAGTTGGAAATCAAAATCAATGAGATCAATATCCAGCTCGAGCTTACCAAACTCCATTTTGCCATCACCCCTTCCAAGGAACTTTAA
- a CDS encoding ferritin family protein yields MRQYETYHCNICGNEVEVQNVGGGTLVCCGKEMEMTTTSLTAVNLMKAFGGESMARNKYELFADIARDEGWHAVERHFREAAVNEMYHARAQYKAYHKLIHGCEVDATAANLDTAMAGEHYEHETMYPGFSLIAKAEGHNDLARLFTAIGKVEVEHEREYAALKEALITDSFFSSEEEEIWVCEVCGHIHRGKKPPVACPLCKVGREYFKREHLA; encoded by the coding sequence ATGCGTCAGTACGAAACGTATCACTGCAATATCTGCGGCAATGAAGTCGAAGTCCAAAATGTCGGAGGCGGAACGCTGGTGTGCTGCGGAAAAGAGATGGAGATGACCACAACAAGCCTCACCGCGGTAAATCTTATGAAAGCGTTCGGCGGCGAGAGCATGGCGAGAAATAAATACGAACTGTTTGCCGATATCGCCCGTGATGAGGGGTGGCATGCGGTTGAACGCCATTTTCGTGAAGCGGCGGTAAACGAAATGTATCACGCACGCGCCCAGTACAAAGCGTACCATAAGCTGATTCACGGATGTGAAGTCGATGCAACCGCCGCTAATCTCGACACCGCAATGGCAGGGGAACACTATGAGCACGAAACCATGTATCCCGGATTCAGCCTCATAGCCAAAGCCGAAGGGCACAACGACCTGGCCCGCCTATTTACCGCTATCGGTAAAGTCGAAGTAGAGCATGAGCGGGAATACGCCGCACTCAAAGAGGCCCTCATCACCGACAGTTTCTTCAGCAGTGAAGAAGAGGAGATATGGGTGTGCGAAGTGTGCGGACATATCCATCGGGGGAAAAAACCGCCGGTTGCCTGCCCTTTGTGCAAAGTGGGTCGCGAATATTTCAAACGTGAACATTTAGCTTAA
- the ftnA gene encoding non-heme ferritin, translating to MLKPTILKLLNEQIALEDYSANLYLAMSSWCGHQKLSGSARFLEAHSDDEHSHMRKLFTYVNETGAMARIGALDEPPYEFGSINDVFEKTFEHEKFITAKINALVDACLEEKDYSTFNFLQWYVAEQHEEEHLFRSILDMIEIIGLDGRGLFLVDKEIGKMSNKV from the coding sequence ATGCTAAAACCCACTATATTAAAACTGCTCAACGAGCAGATCGCACTCGAAGACTATTCAGCCAATTTATATCTGGCAATGAGTTCATGGTGCGGACACCAGAAACTGAGCGGATCGGCACGCTTCCTCGAAGCACACAGCGATGATGAGCATTCGCACATGCGCAAACTGTTTACCTATGTGAATGAAACCGGAGCCATGGCCCGTATCGGTGCATTGGATGAACCGCCGTATGAGTTTGGATCGATTAACGATGTTTTTGAAAAAACATTCGAACACGAAAAATTCATTACGGCAAAAATCAATGCACTGGTTGATGCGTGCTTGGAAGAGAAAGATTACTCGACGTTCAATTTTCTTCAATGGTATGTTGCCGAACAGCACGAAGAGGAACATTTATTCCGTTCTATACTGGATATGATCGAGATTATCGGGCTTGATGGGCGTGGATTATTCCTCGTAGACAAAGAGATAGGGAAAATGTCGAATAAAGTATAA